The sequence below is a genomic window from Deinococcus sp. Marseille-Q6407.
TCAGGGTGCCCAGCGACAGCTCGTGCACGCTGAGGCCCACCAGCAGGCTGAGGGTCATCATCGAATTGACCAGCGGGCGGCCGAATTCGCTCTGCGCCGCATATTCAAAATCCAGGTGCAGCGGCTGTGGGTTCATGGTCAGGGTGGTGAACAGGATGTTGTCGCTCTCGGTCAGCGTGCGGGTGACCCGGTGCCGGATCACCGTGCCGGGCGGCAGTTCCTCGAAATAGCGGCCCTGGGGGCGCAGCAGGTCGGCGTTCAGTGGGGTTTCGGTCATAGCGGGTCTCCTTTTTCTGGCTGGGCCAGCGTGGCCCGTGCGGCGGCCAGCATCGGTTCATCCACCATCTGGCCCTCGAAACTGAAAGCGCCGTGCCCGGCCTGCGCGGCCTCGTTGGCGGCGGCCAGCAGCGCCCGGGCACGGGCCAGCTGGGCTTCGCTGACTCCGAACAGCTCGTTGCTGAGCGGCACCTGCGCCGGGTGAATGCACAGCTTGCCGCCGTAGCCCAGAGCCCGGCCCTGCGCGGCGTCCTCGCGGAAGCGGGCTTCGTCGTTCAGCGCCGTCACGACGATGTCCAGCGCGTGGGTGCCGCTCAGCCGGGCAGCCAACGCCACCTGTGAGCGGGCGTAGCGCACCTCGGCGTTGCCGGGCGTGCGCACGCCGCCCAGGTCGGTGACATAGTCCTCAGCGCCGAAATAGGCCCACTGGACACAGCTTTCACTGAGGATAGCCTGGGCGTTCCAGACCCCCGCGCCGGTTTCCAGGCCGGCCAGCAGCGGCAGGTTCAGCCCCCGTTCGCGCAGGGCGTCGCAGGCCATCTGCACGTCTACGGCGGTTTCCAGCTTGGGCACTACTACGCCGGCCAGCCCCGGGTGCAGCGCGGCCAGGTCGTCCTGGAAAAAGGGCGAATGAACCGCATTCACCCGCACGAAGACGGCCAGTTCCGGGTGCTGGGCGCACAGGTCCAGACTGCCCTGCCGGGCAACCGGGCGGGCAGCAGCTTTGGCCTGTGCGGTCGCCGGCACCGCGTCTTCCAGGTCAATAACCACGGCGTCGGGGCGGGAGCGGGGCAGCTTGGCAATCAGATCGGCGCGGCCGGCCGGCGCAAACAGCACCGACCGTGGCCGCAGGGCGGCAGGCTGAATTGTGGACATGAGGTCAGTCTAGAACATGGCCGGTCAGCCCCCGCCTTACACTCCGGCCGAGCCTTACAGACTGAAATCCTGATAGCCGTCCGGCGTTTCCAGCTGCACGGCACCCAGCTGTTCCAGGGCGGCCGCCAGGGCCACCAGCCGGGCATCGTCGCCGGCGCGGGCGCTGAATTGCAGGCCCACCGGCAGGCGCTGGCCGTCCACCGTCTCGAAACCGGCCGGCACACTCAGCGCTGGAATGCCGGCCAGGTTCACGCCCACCGTGTTCACGTCGGCGGCGTACATGGCGAGCGGGTCGCCGCTGCGTTCGCCCAGGCGAAAGGCCGGGAAAGGGCTGGTGGGCATCAGCAGCACGTCGAACTGCCGGAATGCTTCTTCAAATTCCTGGGCGATCAAACGGCGCACCTGCAGCGCCTTGGTGTAGTAGCGGTCCGAGTACCCGCTGCTGAGAATAAAGGTGCCCAGCATGATGCGCTTTTGCACTTCGGCCCCGAAGAATTCCTCGCGGGTGTGCAGCATGCTCTGCACCGCGCCGCCCGCTCCTTCCTCAGCGCGGCGGGCATAGTGCATGCCGTCAAAGCGCGAGAGGTTGGAGCTGGCTTCGGCCATCGCCACGATGTAGTAGGCGGCCACTGCGTTTTTCAGGTGCGGCAGGCTGACCTCCTGCACTTGTGCGCCGGCCGCGCCGAGTGCCCGGCGCATCTCGTCCAGCGCAGCGGCCACGCCGGAGGTACACCCGGGCAGGCCTTCTTGCACCACCCCGACCCGCAGGCCGCTCAGCTCCAGTGGCGCCCCCGTGAAGTCGGCCGGCTGGTTGAGGCTGATGGCGTCGCGGGGGTCGTGGCCCGACATCACGCCCAGCGTCAGGGCCAGGTCGGCGGCGCTCAGGGCAAAGGGGGCCACCGTGTCCAGGCTGCTGGCATAGGCCACCAGGCCGGAACGCGAAATGCGCCCGTAGGTGGGCTTGAAGCCGTAGACCCCGCACAGTGCGGCCGGCTGCCGCACCGAGCCGCCGGTGTCGCTGCCCACGGTCAGCGGAGTCAGCCGCGCCGCAATGGCCGCTGCACTGCCGCCGGAGCTGCCGCCCGGCACCCGGCCTTCGCCCCAGGGGTTCAGCGCCGGTCCGAAAGCGCTGTTCTCGTTGCTGGAACCCATGGCGAACTCGTCCAGGTTGGCCTTGCCCACCACCACGGCGCCGGCGTCCTGTAGGCGCTGCACGGCGGTGGCGGTGTAGGGTGGACGGTAGCTTTCCAGCATCCGACTGGCACAGGTGGTGGGCGAGCCGCGCAGGCTGAGATTGTCCTTGAGAATGACCGGCACGCCGGCCAGCGGTAACGTTTCGCCAGCGTTCAGTCGCTGCTGCACCGCCTGCAGCTGCTCGGTAGGGTCGACTTCGCTCAGCACGGCATTCAGTTGCCCGGCCGCCCGAATGCGGCGCAGCGCTTCTTCGGCCGGGGCCTGTGGGGCCAGCGCGCCGCTTTGAACAGCCTGGGCCAGCTGGCGGGCGGGCGAGGGCAGAGGAGAGGAAGGCGGCAGACTTGACATGTGCCCCAGTGTACCTGCCTCCGCTGTTGCCCGGGCCATGAAAACGCTGTGGTGGCTCAGCTGCGCAGCAGTTCCGAAAAATCGTTGCCTTCCAGCGGGGGCAGCTCGGCCAGCGAGGCCAGGCCGAATTCCAGCAGGAATTTCTGGGTGGTGCCGTACAGTATCGGCTGGCCCAGGGCGTCGCTGCGGCCCACTGCCTTGATCAGCTCGCGCTCTTGCAGGGTCACCAGGGTTGAAGCGCTGCCCCCGCGCATCGCTTCAATCTCGGCGCGGGTCACCGGCTGCCGGTAGGCCACAATTGCCAGCACTTCCAGCGCGGCGTGGCTCAGGGGTGGCAGGGCGGGCGGCGCTAGCACCGGGGCTAAATGGGGGCCCAGTTCGGCCGGTACATACAGCCGCCAGCCACCGGCCACCAGTTCGGCCGCCAGCCCCAGCTCACCGAGGCGTCCCTGCAACTCCTGCACCACTCGCAGGGCGCCGTCCTCGCTCAGACCTGTCAGCCCGGCCAGCTCGCTCAGCCGCAGCGGCCGCCCGGCCGCCACCAGCGCCGCGCAGGTCAGTTGCAGTGGGGTGGGGGCAGGGTCGGCGGGAGCGGGGACAGCATCGGCAGGCATACGGCCCACCATGATAACGCCCTGGCCGGCCTGCAGAAGAAGCAAACAGGGTCAGTGGGCAGCGGCCGAGACAAAGGACAGGTCTGCCAGCGGTGTGCCTTGCAGCTGGGCCTGGATCTCGTCCAGTGGCAGCGCCCCGGCCCGCAGTACCTCCAGCTGGCCTTCCCCGACCCGCAGTACAGTGCTAGCGGCACCGCTGGGTGGCTGTCCTCCGTCGCCAATCACCCGCCGCGCCAGGCCCAGGGCGCGGGCTTCAGCTTCAGTGCGGGCGGTGGGCTGGCCGCTGAGGTTCAGGCTGCTGGTCAGCAGGTAACCGCCAGACTCCTGCAGCAGCGCCTGGGCGGCCGGGTGTGCCGGCACTCGCAAGCCCACCCAGCCGCCGCGTGCTAGATAGTCTGCCAGCTCCGGTTGAGCCGGCACCACCAGGGTCAGCGGCCCAGGCCAGAACCGGGTGAGCGGCTCCAGCACTTCCGGTTCGCGGGCCAGGCGCAGCGCCAGTTCTCCTGAAGCGCACGACACCTGAAAGGCCTGCTTGGGGTCACGTCCCTTGACCCGGATCAGGGCTTCCCAGCCGGCCCGGGTGGGCGGTGCGCCCAGTCCCCAGACCGTTTCGGTGGGAAAACCTACCGGGAATTCGGATTCCGGGAGCCCAGTTTCTGGAATGGAAAAATCTGGAGAAGCAAACTTCATGACAGAAGTCTGTCGCAGATGCTGTCGCGTCAGCTTGCTCCTTCTTTCATCTGAAAGCTAAGGATTCTAAAGGAAGCTTATACTTATAACTTGCACCTTGCATAGCTGAGCGAATAGCCGTGCTGGCGCAGGAATTCTTGCTCCTTTTGAATTTGGCTCAGCAGGTGGTTCAGCCTGACTTCGGGGAACAAGGCGTAGAGAGCCAGGCGTGCAGCTTCCTTCAAGGTCAGGGCCTCTGAGCGGTACAGCGTCGTCAGGGTGAAGGCCAGGAAGACCATCAGAATCCAGCGGTCCAGACCCCTGGCAGTTCGCAGCGCGAACTGCGCCAACCCAAACTGATGCTTCCCTTCTTTGAAAAACGACTCCAGTGCCCAGCGCCGTTTTCCTTCGGCCAGGATGTCATCCCCCTCCAGCAGCTCGGATGACACCGCGAAGAATTCACGGTCCCCACGGTCTATTCTCCCCAGGGTCAGCGTTTCTAGAGGCCAGTTGGCGAGGTTGACATACCCTCCGTGCGGACAATCCGCCACTGTCACCCGCCCAGGATGATCCGTGCGTCGGTTGCTCCGCACACCCACCACGAACTCGAAACCTAGACGCTGCACACCTTCCAGAAAGACAGCAGATTCGAATCCGCTGTCCGCCAGTACGCAGACCTGAAAGCGTTTCCCCACGAAGTCTGGCACCTCTTCCAGCAAGTCGAGGGCCAGTGTGACCGGGGTGCTGGTGTGCTTGCCCTGGTAGACCCGGTAAGAAATGGGGAACTTCAGTTCCCCATACTCGGCGAACAGGACCACCAGATGGATGCCGTGCCTGCCGTTGTAGACACTGACATAGGGCAGCTGAGTTCCCACCTTTTCCACCGTGGTCAGATCCACGCTGAGCCGCATTCGAGGTCTACGTTTGTGACGAGCTGTATCCAGCAGGATGCGCCATTGGGTGTCCTGCATCTCTTCCCAGCAACGGTCTGAATCCCAGTCGTAGATGTTGAAGAAACGGCTGAGTGCACTGGGGCTGACTCCCTCTGCCTGGCTGAACTTGGTCTTCTGACCTGGACTGTGGAAGAGGTGCAGCGAAGCTTGCAAGCTTCGCCGTTGGTACAGCGTCTCTGGAATGTCCAGAATCCGCTGTGAGAGAATATGGGCGCGCTCCCCTGAAACCTGTTTGTACACACTTCCAGAATTTCAGCTCTGGGAGCGCTTTTTGTCCGCCTATTCAGGTGCAAGTTCTGAGAAGACAAGTTCTGAGTTATACTTTTCACATGGCGGTCTTTCAGTACAGGGTACGCGACGGCTCAGGGAAAATCCTGACCTCACAGATGGAAGCAGAAACCGCTACTCAGGTACGTGAGGCACTGCGTTCGCGTAAGCTGACTATTCTAGATATCAAAGAGCCGACCAGCGGTCTGAACGCCGATATCAAGATTCCGGGTCTGGATAATCGTGCACCAGATCTCAAGACCGTGGCCCTGTTCAGCCGTCAGATGGCCACCCTGATCAATGCCGGCGTGCCGCTGGTGCAGGCCCTGTTCATCATGCAAAAGCAGATTGAACACAAGAGCTTTCAGGAAATTGTCCGTAAAGTGCGGGTGGACGTGGAGAGTGGCCTACCCATGAGCGAGGCAATGGCCAAACACCCCAAAGCCTTTAACCGTCTCTACATCAATCTGGTGCGCGCCGGCGAAACCTCGGGGACCCTGGAGCTGATTTTGGGCCGCATCGCCGATTTTCAGGAAAAGGATCTGGCTCTGCGCGGCAAGATCAAGAAGGCCCTGACCTATCCCACCATCGTGCTGGTGTTCGCGCTGCTGATCACCTGGGGCCTGATCCGCTTTGTGGTGCCCACCTTCGGCGACATTCTGACCTCAATGGATGCCAAGTTGCCGGTTATTACCCGGATTCTAATGAGCATGTCGGCCTTCTTTCAGACCTACACCTGGGTACTGGTGTTGATTGCGGCCATCGTATACGGCGTGTATCGCTGGTATTACTCCACCCCTCAGGGCCGGCGCGTGATTGATCAGGTCAAGCTCAAGATCCCGCTGATGGGTCCCCTGGCCCGCAAAGGTGCAGTCGCTTCTTTCAGCCGGACGCTGGGCATGCTGCTCAGCAGCGGGGTGAACATCATCGAGTCGCTGGACATCACCAAGGGCACGGCTGACAATGCCATCATTGAAGAAGCAATTGAAAACGGCAAGAACGTGGTCACGGTAGGTGAGCCGCTCAGTGGCAGTCTGGCTGCCAGCCCAGTCTTCCCGCCGATGGTGACCAGCATGGTGGCGATCGGTGAAGAGACCGGGGCACTGGATGAAATGCTGGAAAAAGTGGCTGACTTCTATGACCGTGAGGTGGAAGAGGCGGTTGACAGCCTGACGGCCGCCATCGAACCGATCATGATTGTGGCTCTAGGCGGCATCGTGCTGTTTATCGTGCTGGGGATGTTCACGCCCATGTTCTCGATCATCAATACGCTGAGCCAGTAAGCCGGGTGGTAGAACAAGGCCCCTGGCAGGCGCCAGGGAAGGCAACAGAGTCACGCAAGTGTAGCAGAGCAGTTCTGCTTAACCCTCTAAGATGGTCTTGTTCCGCCCGGTCCTGTTTCCCGCTCTCTAGAGTTCTGTACCATGCCCAGTTTTTTCCTGACTGATTTCCACGATGTTCTCCAGTGGTGGCCGTTTGTTTAGCTGGAGCTCTGGCCTTTCCCGCCTGGGAAGGGCTGAGCTTCAGGCTGCCTGCCTGACCGATGTCGGGCGGCAGCGCCGTGGGTCAGCCAATCAGGACAGCCTGGTCGAAGCTGAACTGCCCGGCGCCCAGCTGTTTGCGGTGGCAGACGGCATGGGCGGGCACGCAGCCGGCGAGCTGGCCTCCCGGCTGGCGCTGGAGACGTTTGCCGGCGTGATGCAGCGGCAGCGTGAGCCATTGGCGCAGCGGGCCATTTTCGCTGCTGAGAAGGCCAATCAGGCCGTTTACCGCCGGGCGGTGGGCGACCTGAGCGGCATGGGCACCACCCTGCTGGCAGCCATGATCACCCAGGCCACGCTGTACCTGACCCATATCGGCGACTCGCGGGCTTATCTGCTGCGCGGCGAGGCCTTATACCGGCTGACCGACGACCATTCCTGGGTGGCCGAACAGCTGCGGGCCGGCCAGCTGACCCCCGAACAGGCGCAGGCACACCGATGGCGCAATGTGGTGAGTAACGCCTTGGGCGGCGAAGAGCGGGTGCGTCTGGAGCTGCTGAGTGTTCCGCTGGAGCCGGGCGACCGCCTGCTGCTGTGTACCGATGGGCTGTATGGTCCAGTCGGCGATTACAAGCTGCTGACCATTCTCAGCCTGCCGCGCTCGCCGGAGCAGGTGGCCCGGCTGCTGATTGATCAGGCCAATCAGGCCGGCGGCCCCGACAATATCTCGGCCGTGGTGGTGGATGTGCTGAGCCCCGGCCGCCCACCGCTTCAGCTGCCGCCTGGGCGCTGGCATGACGGCCCGGTCTACGCCGAG
It includes:
- the gatA gene encoding Asp-tRNA(Asn)/Glu-tRNA(Gln) amidotransferase subunit GatA, whose translation is MSSLPPSSPLPSPARQLAQAVQSGALAPQAPAEEALRRIRAAGQLNAVLSEVDPTEQLQAVQQRLNAGETLPLAGVPVILKDNLSLRGSPTTCASRMLESYRPPYTATAVQRLQDAGAVVVGKANLDEFAMGSSNENSAFGPALNPWGEGRVPGGSSGGSAAAIAARLTPLTVGSDTGGSVRQPAALCGVYGFKPTYGRISRSGLVAYASSLDTVAPFALSAADLALTLGVMSGHDPRDAISLNQPADFTGAPLELSGLRVGVVQEGLPGCTSGVAAALDEMRRALGAAGAQVQEVSLPHLKNAVAAYYIVAMAEASSNLSRFDGMHYARRAEEGAGGAVQSMLHTREEFFGAEVQKRIMLGTFILSSGYSDRYYTKALQVRRLIAQEFEEAFRQFDVLLMPTSPFPAFRLGERSGDPLAMYAADVNTVGVNLAGIPALSVPAGFETVDGQRLPVGLQFSARAGDDARLVALAAALEQLGAVQLETPDGYQDFSL
- a CDS encoding type II secretion system F family protein, with amino-acid sequence MAVFQYRVRDGSGKILTSQMEAETATQVREALRSRKLTILDIKEPTSGLNADIKIPGLDNRAPDLKTVALFSRQMATLINAGVPLVQALFIMQKQIEHKSFQEIVRKVRVDVESGLPMSEAMAKHPKAFNRLYINLVRAGETSGTLELILGRIADFQEKDLALRGKIKKALTYPTIVLVFALLITWGLIRFVVPTFGDILTSMDAKLPVITRILMSMSAFFQTYTWVLVLIAAIVYGVYRWYYSTPQGRRVIDQVKLKIPLMGPLARKGAVASFSRTLGMLLSSGVNIIESLDITKGTADNAIIEEAIENGKNVVTVGEPLSGSLAASPVFPPMVTSMVAIGEETGALDEMLEKVADFYDREVEEAVDSLTAAIEPIMIVALGGIVLFIVLGMFTPMFSIINTLSQ
- a CDS encoding HpcH/HpaI aldolase/citrate lyase family protein, whose protein sequence is MSTIQPAALRPRSVLFAPAGRADLIAKLPRSRPDAVVIDLEDAVPATAQAKAAARPVARQGSLDLCAQHPELAVFVRVNAVHSPFFQDDLAALHPGLAGVVVPKLETAVDVQMACDALRERGLNLPLLAGLETGAGVWNAQAILSESCVQWAYFGAEDYVTDLGGVRTPGNAEVRYARSQVALAARLSGTHALDIVVTALNDEARFREDAAQGRALGYGGKLCIHPAQVPLSNELFGVSEAQLARARALLAAANEAAQAGHGAFSFEGQMVDEPMLAAARATLAQPEKGDPL
- a CDS encoding transposase — translated: MYKQVSGERAHILSQRILDIPETLYQRRSLQASLHLFHSPGQKTKFSQAEGVSPSALSRFFNIYDWDSDRCWEEMQDTQWRILLDTARHKRRPRMRLSVDLTTVEKVGTQLPYVSVYNGRHGIHLVVLFAEYGELKFPISYRVYQGKHTSTPVTLALDLLEEVPDFVGKRFQVCVLADSGFESAVFLEGVQRLGFEFVVGVRSNRRTDHPGRVTVADCPHGGYVNLANWPLETLTLGRIDRGDREFFAVSSELLEGDDILAEGKRRWALESFFKEGKHQFGLAQFALRTARGLDRWILMVFLAFTLTTLYRSEALTLKEAARLALYALFPEVRLNHLLSQIQKEQEFLRQHGYSLSYARCKL
- a CDS encoding MaoC family dehydratase, producing MNADLLRPQGRYFEELPPGTVIRHRVTRTLTESDNILFTTLTMNPQPLHLDFEYAAQSEFGRPLVNSMMTLSLLVGLSVHELSLGTLIANLGLSDVRFPAPVFHGDTIHAESEVLDARASRSRPGQGVVTVRHRAFKQSGEVVAECTRTLLMQGRPGPV
- the scpB gene encoding SMC-Scp complex subunit ScpB, with amino-acid sequence MPADAVPAPADPAPTPLQLTCAALVAAGRPLRLSELAGLTGLSEDGALRVVQELQGRLGELGLAAELVAGGWRLYVPAELGPHLAPVLAPPALPPLSHAALEVLAIVAYRQPVTRAEIEAMRGGSASTLVTLQERELIKAVGRSDALGQPILYGTTQKFLLEFGLASLAELPPLEGNDFSELLRS
- a CDS encoding PP2C family protein-serine/threonine phosphatase, yielding MFSWSSGLSRLGRAELQAACLTDVGRQRRGSANQDSLVEAELPGAQLFAVADGMGGHAAGELASRLALETFAGVMQRQREPLAQRAIFAAEKANQAVYRRAVGDLSGMGTTLLAAMITQATLYLTHIGDSRAYLLRGEALYRLTDDHSWVAEQLRAGQLTPEQAQAHRWRNVVSNALGGEERVRLELLSVPLEPGDRLLLCTDGLYGPVGDYKLLTILSLPRSPEQVARLLIDQANQAGGPDNISAVVVDVLSPGRPPLQLPPGRWHDGPVYAEQLLSEVRQGTPVNYLLLGAVYLILLVLALLPLYRIYTALLGLFALVLLLVYARRLRFAGSPVLHPEARITLVPDGDGAVWNGKTPLKT
- a CDS encoding L-threonylcarbamoyladenylate synthase — its product is MKFASPDFSIPETGLPESEFPVGFPTETVWGLGAPPTRAGWEALIRVKGRDPKQAFQVSCASGELALRLAREPEVLEPLTRFWPGPLTLVVPAQPELADYLARGGWVGLRVPAHPAAQALLQESGGYLLTSSLNLSGQPTARTEAEARALGLARRVIGDGGQPPSGAASTVLRVGEGQLEVLRAGALPLDEIQAQLQGTPLADLSFVSAAAH